A region of Paenibacillus sp. JNUCC-31 DNA encodes the following proteins:
- the blsG gene encoding arginine 2,3-aminomutase, whose protein sequence is MRGDWDWNNWKAQFRNRIQTVEALKEIIQLSPEEERAIKKSEGLYRWAVTPYYASLMDPTDSNCPIRLQALPTVDELMPNMYSDVDPVGDMKYRKTNRIVHKYADRIVMLVTEQCSVYCRHCTRKYHTTDVNGTYFEKQEAESFEEDFKYIAEHPEIRDVLLTGGDPLTYSDDRLEHIISHLRSIPHVEIIRIGTRYPVLLPQRITKEFCEMLEKYHPVWLNTHFNHPKEITEESAKACNLLLKHGVPVQNQSVLLKGINDDLETMKALLHGLLKIRVRPYYLYHCDNVTGVSHFMTPLEKGIEILRGLVGHTTGFAVPTYVVTTINGKIPISLDTIVEYSEKGLTLLSYEGKETFIPYLRPQGAVSSKT, encoded by the coding sequence ATGCGTGGAGATTGGGATTGGAATAACTGGAAGGCACAATTTCGCAATCGGATTCAAACGGTTGAGGCGCTAAAAGAAATTATCCAATTAAGTCCTGAAGAAGAAAGAGCGATCAAAAAAAGTGAGGGACTGTACCGTTGGGCCGTCACTCCGTATTACGCTTCGTTGATGGACCCTACAGATTCCAATTGCCCAATTCGCTTACAAGCTCTGCCAACGGTTGACGAGTTGATGCCTAATATGTATTCCGACGTTGATCCCGTGGGTGATATGAAGTATCGCAAAACAAACCGTATTGTTCATAAATATGCGGACCGAATTGTCATGCTAGTTACCGAGCAATGCTCCGTATATTGCAGACATTGCACACGCAAGTATCATACGACGGATGTAAACGGGACTTATTTTGAGAAGCAGGAAGCGGAATCCTTTGAAGAGGATTTCAAATACATTGCAGAACATCCGGAAATTCGCGACGTACTGTTAACCGGAGGAGATCCTCTGACCTATTCCGATGACAGGCTTGAGCATATCATTTCACACCTCAGAAGTATTCCACACGTTGAAATTATTAGAATTGGGACAAGGTATCCCGTTCTCCTTCCTCAGCGCATTACGAAAGAGTTTTGCGAAATGCTGGAGAAATATCATCCAGTTTGGCTGAATACCCACTTTAACCATCCAAAAGAAATAACGGAGGAATCAGCAAAAGCCTGTAATTTGTTATTGAAGCATGGTGTTCCAGTACAAAATCAGTCCGTTCTGCTTAAAGGTATTAATGATGATCTGGAAACGATGAAAGCTTTGCTCCATGGCTTGTTGAAGATTCGTGTAAGGCCTTATTATCTCTATCATTGCGATAATGTGACGGGTGTTTCTCACTTTATGACTCCGCTGGAAAAAGGGATAGAAATATTGCGTGGACTTGTTGGGCATACAACCGGATTTGCAGTCCCAACGTATGTCGTGACAACCATCAATGGTAAAATCCCGATTTCGCTCGATACCATTGTCGAATACTCAGAAAAAGGATTAACGCTGTTAAGCTATGAAGGAAAAGAGACGTTCATTCCATATCTTCGACCGCAGGGCGCAGTTAGTTCCAAAACATAA
- a CDS encoding PHP domain-containing protein: protein MRIDLHTHGKLSKNSDFSVDYFTEMVKEAKASGLEALALTEHFNTRNFYEVYETLDRLYPYKGDYYDADGLRIFPGMEVDIQETGHILLVGQKEHILAVRSGLDQYTAKGSFIPFAELLDLVEAWPLLKIGAHPFRESTPLYQLDRDLLARLDAFDLNAKDMYQYGIEACRGQVEPFAHSLGKPITAGSDTHQCLQYGSVVNVLDHPCTSVAELKEQILTGSYTIEISNDLPLRVKASVMLKKVMKRLAKLENARLQSV from the coding sequence ATGCGTATTGATCTTCATACACACGGCAAATTATCCAAAAACTCTGATTTCTCAGTCGATTACTTCACTGAAATGGTCAAAGAGGCCAAAGCCAGTGGGCTCGAAGCCCTCGCGCTAACCGAACATTTTAACACCCGCAACTTCTACGAGGTCTACGAGACACTGGATCGTCTCTATCCTTATAAAGGAGACTACTACGATGCAGACGGGCTGCGCATTTTCCCCGGTATGGAAGTAGACATTCAGGAGACAGGGCATATTTTGCTGGTGGGTCAAAAAGAACACATCCTTGCCGTCCGCAGCGGCCTGGATCAATATACGGCCAAAGGTTCATTCATTCCCTTTGCCGAACTGCTGGACTTGGTCGAAGCCTGGCCTCTGCTCAAAATTGGCGCACATCCTTTCCGCGAGTCCACCCCGCTGTACCAGCTGGATCGTGATTTGTTGGCACGTCTGGACGCTTTTGATCTGAACGCCAAGGATATGTACCAATACGGCATCGAGGCGTGCCGCGGCCAGGTTGAACCATTCGCCCACTCCCTTGGTAAACCGATCACTGCCGGAAGTGATACCCATCAGTGTCTGCAATACGGCAGTGTAGTCAATGTGTTGGATCATCCATGCACATCGGTTGCCGAGCTCAAAGAGCAAATTCTCACTGGCTCATACACGATTGAAATCTCCAACGATCTTCCTCTCCGTGTCAAAGCCTCCGTTATGCTCAAAAAAGTAATGAAACGTCTGGCCAAGCTGGAGAACGCCCGTTTACAGAGCGTTTAG
- a CDS encoding energy-coupling factor transporter transmembrane component T family protein: MQLVRNWFDKISIERIQLELMNTVYGSGHASLSRIDPRAMLIWYLFFAIVPWFVHNGTVLLGMFLLTVTTTILSRAAPFIIIILCLGLIGQVGWMFIISLFFGGNLESAFPLLLLTLKLSIVSLASITVFSGMDPERIGDGLLALGMPATFSFSLSYAYRILPVLFGEFRNIMLSYRLRGQVPSRHGWLYWRLVVYYMKLFVVSFFPLMLATAKRSRTTVEALETRGFSYGMKHPESKRLKLAHLKITSRDLGFLAGSVIYVALLFWLGGRYEIL; this comes from the coding sequence ATGCAGCTTGTCCGCAACTGGTTTGACAAAATATCCATTGAACGCATTCAGCTTGAGCTGATGAACACCGTATATGGCAGCGGGCATGCCAGCCTGTCGCGGATCGATCCCCGTGCCATGCTGATCTGGTATCTCTTTTTTGCCATCGTTCCCTGGTTTGTTCATAACGGGACTGTTCTGCTTGGCATGTTTTTGTTGACGGTAACTACCACCATACTGTCCAGAGCCGCTCCCTTTATCATTATCATTCTCTGTCTGGGGCTGATCGGTCAGGTCGGTTGGATGTTTATCATCTCGCTGTTCTTCGGTGGCAATCTGGAATCCGCATTCCCTCTGCTGCTGCTCACCCTGAAGCTGTCCATCGTCTCACTAGCAAGTATCACTGTCTTTTCGGGCATGGACCCGGAACGCATCGGCGATGGGTTGCTCGCACTCGGCATGCCAGCGACGTTCTCTTTCAGCCTCTCTTATGCTTATCGCATATTGCCGGTGCTGTTCGGTGAATTCCGCAACATCATGCTGTCCTACAGACTGCGGGGTCAGGTTCCCTCTCGGCACGGATGGCTCTATTGGCGGCTCGTTGTCTATTATATGAAGCTGTTCGTTGTGTCCTTCTTCCCGCTCATGCTGGCTACCGCCAAACGTTCCCGCACCACCGTGGAAGCACTGGAGACACGTGGTTTCTCGTACGGCATGAAGCATCCCGAATCCAAACGCCTAAAGCTGGCCCATCTGAAAATCACCTCACGTGACCTCGGATTTCTCGCCGGATCGGTAATCTATGTTGCACTGCTGTTCTGGCTCGGCGGACGTTATGAGATTCTGTAA
- a CDS encoding VOC family protein, with amino-acid sequence MNVEVIPFLSMNGDAAAAIAFYEKYLGANVLFKKNYKEMKEMNPGFEYPEGQDEYITHSVLEIGVNKLMIAEEEMDTGRPWQLGNSTSLCIQSKDKSTMTELYHSLVQHDEVTVLVPYEPNEFSPGYGIVRDPFGIVIQLCVTVHDF; translated from the coding sequence ATGAATGTTGAAGTGATCCCGTTTCTGTCGATGAATGGAGACGCCGCGGCAGCCATTGCATTTTATGAGAAGTATCTGGGTGCTAACGTGTTATTCAAGAAAAATTATAAAGAGATGAAGGAAATGAATCCGGGGTTTGAGTATCCTGAAGGCCAGGATGAATATATTACACATTCGGTGCTGGAGATCGGGGTAAACAAATTGATGATTGCTGAGGAGGAAATGGATACGGGGCGGCCTTGGCAGCTGGGAAACAGCACGTCATTATGCATTCAATCGAAAGATAAAAGCACGATGACAGAGCTGTATCATTCGCTGGTACAGCATGATGAGGTTACGGTGCTGGTGCCCTATGAGCCAAACGAATTTAGTCCAGGGTATGGAATTGTCCGTGATCCGTTCGGAATCGTGATTCAGCTCTGTGTGACAGTGCATGATTTTTAA
- a CDS encoding MFS transporter, with product MKLFYIVLALILASLNLRPPITSISPLMSTIQGDLGISGITASLLTTLPVLCMGIFAPFSVKLSRRWGNEGAIVLALMLIGIGTALRLFVGATPLMMFTSFLSGVGIALAGPLLSSFIKQYFPTRVAAMVGVYSTAMVVGASISVGLSVPIQKILGGSWRGSLAVWALLAFIALPIWMKLALSARKVRQSGQISALNVEALPVKNSRAWVLTLFFGLMAAIFYSLTAWLAPAIQSQGYTKEIAGSIQTLFTLISLPSTLFIPMLVHRYQRRVLWLVGCALMELIGVLMLNLSVSPWLAAIPLGIGAGGLFPIALMLPIDETNNAQEASAWSAMTQSGGYILGALGPLTIGWLHDATGSFIQAFYGLAIIIVLQIIVQLAIGNKKSSPAS from the coding sequence GTGAAACTGTTTTATATCGTCCTGGCGCTTATTCTGGCTTCCTTGAATTTGCGACCGCCGATAACATCCATTTCCCCTCTGATGAGTACTATACAGGGTGATCTTGGCATTAGCGGAATAACCGCCAGTCTGTTAACCACGCTTCCCGTATTATGTATGGGTATATTCGCTCCATTTTCCGTAAAGTTAAGCAGAAGATGGGGGAATGAGGGCGCAATTGTTTTGGCTTTAATGCTCATTGGAATAGGTACGGCATTGCGGTTGTTCGTGGGTGCAACGCCTCTGATGATGTTTACTTCTTTTCTATCCGGTGTAGGGATTGCATTAGCTGGTCCGCTGTTGTCGAGTTTTATCAAGCAGTACTTCCCAACACGAGTGGCAGCCATGGTGGGTGTCTACTCTACAGCAATGGTCGTCGGAGCTAGCATAAGTGTTGGGTTATCCGTTCCCATTCAAAAGATCCTGGGAGGTTCCTGGAGGGGATCGTTGGCGGTATGGGCATTGCTCGCCTTCATTGCTTTGCCGATCTGGATGAAATTAGCCTTGTCAGCACGAAAGGTACGACAATCCGGGCAGATTTCTGCCTTGAACGTTGAGGCTCTTCCCGTGAAAAATAGTCGAGCATGGGTGCTGACATTGTTCTTCGGACTGATGGCAGCGATCTTCTATTCATTGACTGCATGGCTTGCACCCGCGATCCAAAGCCAGGGATATACGAAAGAGATTGCGGGAAGCATCCAAACGTTATTTACGTTGATTTCATTACCGTCTACGTTATTCATTCCAATGCTCGTACACCGTTATCAAAGACGTGTACTCTGGCTTGTAGGATGTGCGTTAATGGAGTTGATAGGAGTTTTAATGCTGAACCTGTCCGTCAGTCCTTGGCTGGCCGCGATCCCACTCGGCATTGGTGCCGGGGGACTGTTTCCGATCGCATTGATGCTGCCCATTGATGAGACGAATAATGCTCAGGAAGCCAGTGCATGGTCAGCGATGACTCAATCCGGCGGCTATATTCTGGGGGCCCTTGGTCCGCTGACGATCGGTTGGCTACATGATGCCACGGGCAGCTTCATTCAAGCGTTCTATGGTCTGGCTATAATCATTGTGCTGCAAATCATTGTTCAGTTGGCGATAGGCAATAAAAAAAGTTCTCCAGCGAGCTAA
- a CDS encoding helix-turn-helix transcriptional regulator: MKKSERMNQMLRFINQKQHFTLQDLMQEFQISKRTALRDIASLEEMGAPIYAEYGRYGGYRLLQQMQLPPISFNTSELHALYFAMQALRSFTNLPFQISFRSIHEKFLGALSANQRQDIEEIQHRVSFRHTEQIRDSEHLEFLLMAAVQNVVIQITYPHNRSRNSNPHNSSNPDKPNPSIRTIQPIALYAMKGYWYCQAYDLDKQAYRVFRCDRITSSEATDLEPIPHINELNLQDARSLWKPSENAIPFKCLINEDGVELFQQEQFPSMQLINESESEPGQTILVGCYEPPELEFIIRYLASFGKSIRIIEPDTLKESLRQHYQDLLAHV, translated from the coding sequence ATGAAAAAATCAGAACGTATGAACCAGATGCTTCGCTTTATCAATCAAAAACAGCACTTCACCCTGCAAGATCTCATGCAGGAATTTCAGATATCCAAGAGAACCGCATTAAGAGACATCGCGTCATTGGAGGAAATGGGTGCTCCCATTTATGCCGAGTACGGACGTTATGGGGGATATCGTTTGCTTCAGCAGATGCAGCTGCCACCCATTTCGTTTAATACGAGTGAGCTTCATGCTCTCTACTTTGCGATGCAGGCATTGCGCAGCTTTACCAACCTACCCTTTCAGATCTCTTTTCGATCCATTCACGAGAAGTTTCTAGGTGCCCTATCCGCAAACCAGAGACAGGATATTGAAGAAATCCAGCATCGGGTTTCCTTTCGACACACCGAGCAAATCCGGGATAGTGAGCATCTGGAGTTTCTATTGATGGCCGCTGTTCAGAATGTAGTAATACAGATCACGTATCCGCATAATCGCAGCAGGAACAGCAACCCACATAACAGCTCCAATCCCGACAAACCCAATCCCAGCATACGCACCATTCAGCCCATAGCCCTCTATGCCATGAAAGGCTACTGGTATTGCCAGGCGTATGATCTCGATAAACAGGCGTACCGTGTGTTCCGATGTGACCGAATTACCTCATCCGAGGCGACAGATCTCGAACCTATACCACATATTAATGAACTCAATCTACAGGATGCCCGCTCGTTATGGAAACCATCAGAGAACGCCATCCCATTCAAATGTCTGATCAATGAAGACGGGGTTGAGCTGTTCCAGCAAGAACAGTTTCCGTCCATGCAGCTCATCAACGAATCAGAAAGCGAACCCGGACAGACCATTCTTGTAGGCTGTTATGAACCCCCTGAGCTTGAGTTCATCATTCGCTATCTCGCCAGTTTTGGCAAGTCCATCCGGATCATAGAACCCGACACATTAAAGGAATCCTTAAGACAGCACTATCAGGATTTACTTGCTCATGTTTAA
- a CDS encoding LysR family transcriptional regulator, translating into MEIRQMENFIVVCEELHFTRAADKIGISQPTLSQQIRALEDELGVPLFDRVGKKIVMTQAGALFLEHCVQMVRHLQNTQDAIAEFRNDQRGKLVIGLLPSDLDYRITPLLVHFHARFPKVKLKVVSSIYVINQVLDNEVDIGIELTSAPDDRLVRIPLCSEEYVLVVSENHAWADRKEIGIKELRDIQTVMFPEGFTGRELVDGYCRKYGFTLNTIMETSSATSIISLVKANVGGTVLPYPLIKAMDEPTLRCIRITDDAPYRHFEVIHRSDRYLTQSAKAFIEKTIEYFNQG; encoded by the coding sequence ATGGAAATCCGTCAAATGGAGAACTTTATCGTCGTTTGTGAAGAACTCCATTTCACACGTGCAGCAGACAAAATTGGCATTTCTCAACCTACCTTGAGCCAACAGATTCGAGCGTTGGAGGATGAGCTAGGCGTTCCCCTGTTCGACAGAGTGGGCAAAAAAATTGTGATGACCCAAGCGGGAGCGCTGTTCCTGGAGCATTGTGTACAAATGGTTCGTCATTTGCAAAACACCCAGGATGCGATAGCTGAATTCCGCAATGACCAGCGAGGCAAGCTGGTGATTGGTCTCCTTCCGTCCGATCTGGACTACCGTATCACTCCATTGCTCGTACATTTCCATGCCCGATTTCCCAAGGTGAAATTGAAGGTTGTCTCTTCGATTTATGTAATAAATCAAGTCCTGGATAACGAAGTAGACATCGGAATCGAGCTTACTTCTGCTCCTGATGACCGTCTTGTCCGCATTCCTTTGTGCAGTGAAGAATATGTACTCGTCGTTTCCGAGAACCACGCTTGGGCCGACCGAAAGGAGATTGGAATCAAAGAACTGCGGGATATTCAGACAGTGATGTTCCCTGAAGGGTTCACAGGCAGGGAGCTCGTTGATGGCTATTGCCGCAAATATGGCTTCACCCTGAATACAATCATGGAGACAAGCTCCGCAACCTCCATCATTAGCCTCGTCAAAGCTAACGTTGGCGGAACCGTGCTGCCATATCCACTGATTAAAGCAATGGATGAACCAACACTGCGCTGTATTCGTATCACGGACGATGCTCCTTACCGTCACTTTGAAGTCATTCATCGGTCCGATCGTTACCTGACCCAATCTGCCAAAGCATTTATTGAGAAAACCATTGAGTATTTTAATCAAGGATGA
- a CDS encoding ABC transporter ATP-binding protein codes for MHNEITSTSASASATNAAISIQNVIFTYPGSEEPVLNGASLELSRGSFTAIIGGNGCGKSTLCKLFNGLIPQFYTGDFSGEVHVLGMPAEGRSVADLSRKIGYVYQDFDNQLVRPTVLDEACFAPLNYGFPNYREMGEHALTMCGLDAIHNRYIWELSGGQKHLLALAGALSLDPDILIVDEPVSQLDPQHARLIYECLSRLNTEYGKTIIVIEHHTEFIADFCADVVLMDKGQVLWNLPVKEGLNRITDLERLGIQPPEVTCAAIQAAELSQGEELNADSSRSRQRFPVTVEEATVYFAEHYASIPSVSLQNEHSSDSTLARDASNRIVNTERLTPTSATEPLIPIVQFHQTRLRYRGLGKKEHEVIRGVNISLHEGERIALIGNNGAGKSSLLKLMAGICLPQEGSVSVLGEVTHRSSLEQLAGKVAYIFQNSSEMFIEDSVRKEVAYFLNNRRIPEADQQVAHVLDRFRLIPLQERDARLLSGGQQRRVTLAIGAAMKPSLMLLDEPTANLDLATREEMIGVLDELDQHVRTTIIATHDMQLVTQWASRVIVLHNGQVEADGTPADVFADESLLRRSGLALTQIMELSHRMGLPTLAPTTEAFVDSLLNRSLTKEDAPHAACPQLV; via the coding sequence ATGCATAATGAAATTACATCTACATCTGCTTCTGCTTCTGCAACGAATGCTGCTATTTCCATTCAAAATGTTATCTTTACCTATCCAGGCTCAGAGGAGCCTGTCCTGAACGGAGCTTCGCTTGAGCTCTCACGAGGCAGTTTTACAGCCATCATCGGGGGCAACGGTTGCGGCAAATCTACTCTGTGCAAGTTGTTCAATGGCCTTATTCCCCAATTCTACACAGGAGACTTCTCCGGTGAAGTCCATGTACTCGGCATGCCTGCCGAAGGCCGGAGTGTTGCAGACCTGTCCAGAAAGATCGGTTACGTCTATCAGGATTTCGACAACCAGCTCGTGCGGCCCACCGTCTTGGACGAGGCTTGCTTTGCACCACTCAATTACGGGTTTCCCAACTACCGGGAAATGGGTGAACATGCACTAACCATGTGTGGTCTGGATGCTATTCATAACCGATACATCTGGGAATTGAGTGGTGGGCAGAAACATCTGCTCGCTCTGGCCGGGGCCCTGTCACTCGACCCGGACATCCTGATTGTCGATGAACCTGTCTCACAGCTTGACCCGCAGCATGCGAGACTCATCTATGAGTGCCTTTCCAGATTGAATACGGAATACGGCAAAACGATTATCGTCATCGAACATCATACTGAATTTATTGCCGATTTCTGCGCAGATGTGGTACTGATGGACAAAGGTCAGGTCTTGTGGAATCTTCCCGTCAAGGAAGGCTTGAATCGCATTACCGATCTGGAGCGGCTTGGCATTCAGCCTCCTGAGGTGACATGTGCAGCTATCCAGGCTGCCGAATTATCGCAGGGAGAAGAATTAAATGCGGACTCTTCACGTTCACGACAACGTTTCCCGGTCACGGTGGAAGAAGCAACGGTTTATTTTGCCGAGCATTACGCGTCCATTCCATCCGTTTCTTTACAAAATGAACATTCATCTGACTCGACTTTAGCACGCGACGCTTCCAACCGGATTGTGAATACAGAACGTCTAACGCCAACTTCAGCTACTGAACCGTTGATTCCTATAGTACAGTTTCATCAAACCCGGCTGCGCTACAGAGGACTGGGCAAAAAAGAACATGAAGTCATTCGTGGTGTTAATATTTCACTGCATGAAGGAGAACGAATTGCCTTAATTGGTAACAATGGCGCCGGCAAATCCTCTTTGCTGAAGCTGATGGCTGGAATTTGCCTGCCTCAGGAAGGCAGTGTCAGTGTTCTGGGTGAAGTCACCCACCGTTCCTCTTTGGAGCAGTTGGCGGGTAAGGTCGCCTATATTTTTCAGAACTCTTCCGAAATGTTTATTGAAGACAGTGTCCGCAAAGAAGTCGCCTATTTCCTGAATAATCGTCGTATCCCGGAAGCTGACCAGCAAGTAGCACATGTACTGGATCGTTTCCGGCTTATTCCACTGCAAGAGCGGGATGCCCGTCTTCTCAGTGGGGGGCAACAGCGGCGTGTCACACTTGCCATCGGTGCAGCCATGAAGCCATCACTCATGCTGCTGGATGAACCGACCGCCAATCTGGACCTCGCTACACGCGAAGAAATGATAGGTGTGCTGGATGAGCTGGATCAGCATGTGCGAACAACCATCATTGCCACGCATGACATGCAGCTGGTTACCCAATGGGCCAGTCGCGTTATCGTGCTTCACAACGGTCAGGTGGAAGCAGACGGCACACCTGCCGACGTGTTTGCAGATGAATCCCTTCTGCGCCGCTCTGGACTTGCACTTACACAGATCATGGAGCTTTCGCACCGGATGGGACTGCCGACACTTGCACCGACAACCGAGGCTTTTGTTGATAGCCTGTTGAATCGATCACTCACCAAGGAGGATGCTCCTCATGCAGCTTGTCCGCAACTGGTTTGA
- a CDS encoding MurR/RpiR family transcriptional regulator: MNLFTHKEQLSPGHLKIADFVERNPEEILFMTEQEIADRLGLSIATVSRFWRVVGYDNAKAFKIRLRTSEDTTPALKLNKTISRMDTDSIPVQLLEASISHLQETLSHMKQGDLEQAAAIFAEARRVYIYAPGPSAGLAELLSFRLSRFGLTVVHLSGGGHELLESLMHMQQEDVVLLLCFTRLLPEAEVILDYASDTGSKAVLVTDREDLLYGLGMELSFYVSRGELGEFHSMVTPLLLMEQLVLAVGLMQKEHALSKLERLADLRTRYADKLPRD, translated from the coding sequence ATGAATTTGTTTACCCATAAAGAACAGCTGTCACCAGGCCATCTGAAAATTGCTGATTTTGTTGAACGCAATCCGGAGGAGATTCTGTTCATGACAGAACAGGAGATTGCTGACAGGCTGGGGCTCAGTATTGCGACCGTATCCCGTTTTTGGCGTGTGGTTGGATATGATAATGCCAAAGCGTTCAAAATCCGGCTACGCACATCGGAAGACACCACACCTGCCCTCAAATTAAATAAAACCATATCCCGCATGGATACGGACAGCATTCCCGTTCAGTTGCTGGAAGCCTCCATCAGCCATTTGCAGGAGACGTTGTCCCATATGAAGCAAGGTGATTTGGAGCAGGCAGCCGCTATCTTTGCAGAAGCACGAAGAGTATATATCTATGCTCCAGGACCATCCGCAGGTTTGGCGGAATTATTGTCCTTTCGGCTGTCCCGATTCGGATTGACGGTCGTCCACCTCTCTGGTGGGGGGCATGAATTATTGGAATCGCTGATGCATATGCAGCAGGAAGATGTTGTGCTGCTGTTGTGTTTCACAAGACTCTTGCCTGAAGCGGAGGTCATTCTGGATTATGCCAGCGATACAGGCAGCAAAGCCGTACTTGTAACCGATCGGGAAGACCTGTTATATGGATTGGGGATGGAGTTATCTTTTTACGTCAGCAGAGGGGAGCTTGGAGAATTTCATTCCATGGTTACTCCGCTCCTGTTAATGGAGCAGCTGGTGCTGGCGGTGGGGTTGATGCAAAAGGAGCATGCGCTGTCCAAGCTGGAGCGGCTGGCTGATCTGCGCACTCGTTATGCCGACAAATTGCCGCGGGATTGA
- a CDS encoding phytanoyl-CoA dioxygenase family protein, protein MLLTAEQVESYNQQGYLFMESAIPKNILNKLNAEIPAVFAEDSPRRVFEKDNRTIRSIYAPHFTNKTFDQLKSYSRLLNPVMQLLNNEVYLHQYKINVKAGLAGEMWNWHQDYVYWEKEDGIATPELINVSIYLDEVTEFNGPLAIIPGSHRLENMDTVISGSEAESGEAWQNHLSVDLKYTLDKPLLRKLVNAYDIVAPKGPAGSVLIFNPLVAHASAPNISPFDRKLLIMTYNAVNNLPQIELTRPDFLAGRDFNALEVLEHEEWKEELLEQHGSVF, encoded by the coding sequence ATGTTACTAACAGCCGAGCAAGTTGAGAGCTATAACCAGCAGGGGTATTTGTTTATGGAGTCAGCAATTCCGAAAAATATATTAAATAAGTTGAATGCAGAAATTCCAGCTGTATTTGCCGAGGATTCCCCAAGGAGAGTCTTTGAGAAAGATAATCGAACGATTCGCTCTATTTATGCCCCTCACTTCACGAACAAGACCTTTGATCAACTCAAATCCTACTCCAGGCTATTAAATCCGGTGATGCAGCTCCTAAATAACGAAGTATATCTACATCAATACAAAATTAATGTAAAAGCGGGCTTGGCAGGTGAAATGTGGAACTGGCATCAGGATTACGTATATTGGGAAAAGGAGGACGGGATTGCTACGCCAGAATTAATTAATGTAAGCATTTATCTGGATGAAGTGACGGAGTTCAATGGTCCGCTGGCTATCATTCCAGGCTCCCACAGATTGGAGAATATGGACACGGTGATCAGTGGTTCTGAAGCTGAGTCAGGTGAAGCTTGGCAGAATCATTTGAGTGTTGATTTAAAGTACACACTGGATAAGCCCTTACTACGCAAACTGGTCAATGCTTACGATATTGTTGCACCTAAGGGGCCAGCGGGCTCTGTACTGATTTTTAACCCATTAGTGGCTCATGCATCAGCGCCTAATATTTCTCCATTTGATCGCAAACTGTTAATTATGACGTATAACGCGGTGAATAATTTGCCTCAGATTGAATTAACACGTCCTGATTTTCTTGCTGGTCGTGATTTTAATGCATTAGAGGTTTTGGAACATGAAGAATGGAAAGAGGAGTTGCTTGAACAGCATGGTTCCGTTTTCTAA
- a CDS encoding cell division protein FtsQ, protein MKKMTERYTLTSSQKMMVFVLSMSLYGLSNMFTELIPKLQLGPIELSVEYFAFIPLTLCILFHPMIAALGAALGEVIFGELMLGQFGGLGELEKFITFSFAMYVAGRMVSDPRNRRQVGIAAMTGVIIHQFLSSLVDIGKVWIGVEQLEAVPGLAESVVLIEGVGFLNDVLFSGILFALLPTLYLVPLLYGKIEPLLGIKPRNPGMKYDGIGFFRPKLILIGVLLLALAFGAESLSEMDINFAVWETDYADRYGSASIWISIGAAALVTVVTLLIMRAKRSKNKMVPGTENRPYA, encoded by the coding sequence ATGAAGAAGATGACTGAGCGTTATACGCTGACGTCTTCACAGAAAATGATGGTGTTTGTGCTTTCCATGTCACTGTACGGCTTGTCCAACATGTTCACAGAGCTTATTCCAAAGCTCCAGCTTGGACCGATTGAATTGTCTGTTGAATACTTCGCCTTCATTCCGCTGACACTTTGCATTTTGTTCCACCCCATGATTGCTGCCCTTGGCGCGGCTCTTGGTGAGGTGATCTTCGGTGAGCTGATGCTGGGGCAATTCGGCGGACTGGGCGAGCTGGAGAAATTCATTACCTTTTCCTTCGCCATGTATGTCGCAGGACGTATGGTCAGTGATCCTCGCAATCGCAGACAGGTTGGTATAGCTGCCATGACGGGTGTCATCATTCATCAGTTCCTCAGTTCACTGGTAGATATCGGTAAAGTGTGGATTGGTGTGGAGCAACTGGAGGCAGTCCCTGGACTTGCGGAAAGTGTTGTACTGATCGAAGGGGTTGGTTTTCTGAATGACGTACTGTTCTCGGGCATACTGTTCGCTCTGCTGCCTACGCTGTATCTCGTACCCCTACTCTATGGCAAAATTGAACCCCTTCTCGGCATCAAACCTCGTAATCCAGGGATGAAATATGATGGAATCGGCTTCTTCCGTCCGAAACTGATCCTGATTGGTGTGCTGCTGCTTGCACTTGCCTTTGGTGCGGAATCGCTGTCCGAAATGGATATCAACTTTGCGGTTTGGGAGACGGACTATGCAGATCGATATGGTTCAGCTTCAATATGGATTAGTATCGGGGCTGCTGCATTGGTTACCGTGGTGACATTACTGATCATGCGTGCGAAACGTAGCAAAAACAAAATGGTACCAGGTACGGAGAACCGCCCTTATGCATAA